A window of Streptomyces broussonetiae genomic DNA:
CGGTGACGCGGTCAGCGGACGAGGCCCGTCCGGAGCCGATTCCGCAACGGATCGGGGAGGCATAGGCCGTGCGGGTGCTGGTGGTCGAGGACGAGCCGGACGTCGCCGAAGCCCTGGTCTGGGGTCTGCGGGCCGAGGGATACGTCGTCGACGCGACGGACGACGGCACGAATGGGCTGTGGATGGCGACGGAGAACGCCTACGACGTCATCGTGCTGGACGTCATGCTGCCCGGCCTGGACGGGTACCAGGTGGCCAAGCGCCTGCGCGAGCGCGAGCGCTGGACGCCGATCCTGATGCTCACCGCCATGGACGACGACCTCGACCACGCCGAGGGGCTGGACTCCGGTGCGGACGACTACCTCTCCAAGCCGTTCTCCTACCCGGTCCTCCTCGCCCACCTGCGCTCCCTGACCCGACGCACCCT
This region includes:
- a CDS encoding response regulator transcription factor, translated to MRVLVVEDEPDVAEALVWGLRAEGYVVDATDDGTNGLWMATENAYDVIVLDVMLPGLDGYQVAKRLRERERWTPILMLTAMDDDLDHAEGLDSGADDYLSKPFSYPVLLAHLRSLTRRTLGARPAVLIAAGLALDPAGRTVTRDGAPLEVTGREAAVLEYLLRRKGSVISKAELLEHCWDAHSTGDPAIVEVLVHRLRRKIERPSGPTVIETVRGKGYVIRSEEP